The stretch of DNA GCCGTGAAGGAGAGGGAGGCTACCCCGCATCCTACGACAAACACATCGGTCGCGAAACCTCCCCCCGTCCAGAACCGAATCAGTTGTGCACCGAGGCTGGCGATCGAGGCGACCGAGAACACGGCGAGGGAGTTGCGCCCGAGGCCGGCGAGCTGCCCGGTGAGCCAGCGCGCCCGCGGCTGGACCAGGCCGAACACCGCCTGGAAGGCGAGGAGCACGCCGAGGAAGTGGATCAGCCGGGCCGGCGACAGGTAGGACTTGTCGAAGATGAACAGGAGCCGGGGCTCCGGCACCGCCAGCGGATCGGGCCGCAGGTTGAACCAGGACAGGACCGCGCCGACGATCACGATGACGATGCCGAGCGGCATCAGCCGGCGGCGCCAGGCCAGGAACCGCTCCGAGCCGCGCCGCCATTCATGCGCCGCGAAGCCGAGCACCAGCAGCAACTGCCAGCACAGGGGGTTGAAGAACCAGTGCCCCTCCACCGGCCAGCTCGGGATGTTGATCTCGAAGACCAGGCTCACGGCATAGAGCAGGGCCGAGAGCCCGACCGCCAGCCCGAGATGCACCCGCGACAGGAGCACGAAGGCCGGCGCGAGGCCGAGCAGCACGACGTAGAGCGGCAGGATGTTGAAGAAGCCGAGCTGGTGCAGCAGCGTCACCCAGCCGACGGTGGCCTGGATCGGGTCGCTGAAGATCGGCCCGGCATTGTGCCATTCCACCAGCAAGGGGTTGTCGAGGTAGAGGGCCGCGCCCGCCAGCATCGCCAGCGCGATGGCCGTGACGACGAGCTGCGCCCGGTACACCTCGACCATGCGCGAGAGCAGCCGCAGGACCGTGCGCAGGGCCGGCTCCGGCACCCCGTCGCGCCCTCTCGTGGCGATGCCGATCGACCAGCCGGCCAGGAACACGAACAGCTCGGCCGCGTCCGAGATCCCGTACTGGGAATAGGTGTAGTTCTGGAAGACGTTGCCCGGGATGTGGTTGATGAAGATCGTGACCAGGGCGATGCCCCGCCAGAAATCGACCGCATTCGGTTCACGCATGATGCCCGTGGTCCCTCATGCCCTGGTCACTCTCATGGATCTGCGGGCGCCGCCGGAGCGGTGGGGGCGCCCGTCCTGTCGCTCGGACGGCGGGGCCCCTGCCCTACTTCACGATCCGGTCGAGGCGGTTGTTGACGAAGAAGTACAGCTCCTTCGCGCCGGGCTCGGTGTAGAGCACCTGCACCTCGCGCTGGCCGCGCCCGCTCTCGCCGACGAGCACGTCGGTCGGCGGCTTGCCCTTCAGGCGCACCAGCTCGCACTCGCCGATGCCGGGGGCGATCTCCGTCGCGGTGCTCGGGACCGTGCCGGTGCAGGTGCCGTCCTGAGCCAGGACCGGCCCCCAGCTCGGGGTCGGCGGCGGGGCGGGTTTCGGCGGGCTCGCGAGGTTCACCGGCGGGGCGGCGCGGTCGGTGCTGCTGCACCCGGCCAACGGCAGACCCGCCAGAGCCGCGCCCATCAGGGCGATTCCGATCACCGTCCGCCGCATCGTGCCCCGCCCGTCATCGACCCTCGGCGCCGCTGCGCCGCGCCGCCAGGGCCGTCTCGTAGAGGCGGAGCGCGTCCCCGCGCAAGGCCGCCCGCGAGCCTTTGCGGAAATAGAACATGTGGCCGCCGGGATAGACCGACAGGGAGAGGCGCTCGCTGCCGCCATAGGCCGGCATCTGGTCGAGGATCAGCTTGGAGGCGAAGTAGGGCGTGACGAGGTCGGTATAGCCGTGGGCGACGAGCACCCGCAGGTCGCCGTCGAGGGACAGCGCCTGGCGCAGGTCGCTCACCACCTCCGGGGCGGAGCGGCCGCCGCCCCAGTTCCAGCCGAGGTTGACCGCGTTGTTGAGGAGTTCGTAGCGCAGGTTCGGCACCCGCCAGTTCAGGGTGCGGGCGGTGAGGTCGATGGCGGCGCTGGTGAGCGGCGCCACCATGGCGGTGAGGACCGGGTCGGCGAAGCGGCCTTGCGCGGCGCTCGGATCCGGGTCCCAGCCGGTGATGCCGGTATCGTAGGCGCTCGCCACCCGCCCCGCATCGCGGTCGGCCTCGCGCTGGTAGCTGGCCCCCGCCACCCGGCCGGCCTGGCGGCGCACCAGGGCGGGATCGAGCCCGGTCAGGCCTGCGACGCGCTCGGTCATCCGGTCGATGGCGGCCTTGTCCGCGGGTCCGCGCAGGAGGTCGGCGAGGTAGGGGCCGGTGGCATAGGCCTCCGCCGCCGCCATCCGGGCGGGGTCGGGGGTCTCGCCGCGCTTCTCCAGGCCGGCGGCGGCGAGCGAGGGCAGCCGCGTCACCGCGCCGAGCGGGTTGTGGCGCGGCGGCTGGAGATATCCGAAATCGAGGACCGGCGAGAGCAGGACCAGCCCGGAGAGCCCGATTCCGACGTCGTCCTGGAGCTTGCGTGCGACGAGGGGCCCGCGAAAGCCGCCATAGCTCTCGCCGAGGAAGAATTTCGGGGAGGTGAGCCGGTCGTTGGTGCGCAGCCAGCGGGCGATGACCGCCGACAGGACGGCCGCGTCGCTCTCGATGCCGTAATAGCGCTTCGCATCGTCGCCGGTGGCGCGGCTGTAGCCGGTGCCGACGGGATCGATGAAGACGAGATCGGTGAAATCGAGCCAGGTCTCGTCGTTCGGCACCGTCACCGGCGCCATCGACGGGCTGATGCTGGTGCCCTCGAAGGGCAGGCGCCACGGCCCGACCGCCGCGAGGTTGAGATAGGCCGAGGCCGCGCCCGGCCCGCCATTGACCGCGAAGGTGACCGGCCGGGTCCGGGCCTCCTTGTCCGGCAGGGTGAAGGCCGTGACGGCGATCTCGGCCTGGAGCTTTCCGGACTCGTCGACCAGCGGCAGGCTGCCGGCCACCGCCGTGAATTTCAGGGTGCGGCC from Methylobacterium aquaticum encodes:
- a CDS encoding OpgC family protein, whose product is MREPNAVDFWRGIALVTIFINHIPGNVFQNYTYSQYGISDAAELFVFLAGWSIGIATRGRDGVPEPALRTVLRLLSRMVEVYRAQLVVTAIALAMLAGAALYLDNPLLVEWHNAGPIFSDPIQATVGWVTLLHQLGFFNILPLYVVLLGLAPAFVLLSRVHLGLAVGLSALLYAVSLVFEINIPSWPVEGHWFFNPLCWQLLLVLGFAAHEWRRGSERFLAWRRRLMPLGIVIVIVGAVLSWFNLRPDPLAVPEPRLLFIFDKSYLSPARLIHFLGVLLAFQAVFGLVQPRARWLTGQLAGLGRNSLAVFSVASIASLGAQLIRFWTGGGFATDVFVVGCGVASLSFTAWFVEWRSRSPRPSSAA
- a CDS encoding S10 family peptidase, translating into MTHITTRILTVAAALCLGAAPLVAQPARQESRQETRQEARQPEGRRLPPDATTQHSLTFSDGRTLKFTAVAGSLPLVDESGKLQAEIAVTAFTLPDKEARTRPVTFAVNGGPGAASAYLNLAAVGPWRLPFEGTSISPSMAPVTVPNDETWLDFTDLVFIDPVGTGYSRATGDDAKRYYGIESDAAVLSAVIARWLRTNDRLTSPKFFLGESYGGFRGPLVARKLQDDVGIGLSGLVLLSPVLDFGYLQPPRHNPLGAVTRLPSLAAAGLEKRGETPDPARMAAAEAYATGPYLADLLRGPADKAAIDRMTERVAGLTGLDPALVRRQAGRVAGASYQREADRDAGRVASAYDTGITGWDPDPSAAQGRFADPVLTAMVAPLTSAAIDLTARTLNWRVPNLRYELLNNAVNLGWNWGGGRSAPEVVSDLRQALSLDGDLRVLVAHGYTDLVTPYFASKLILDQMPAYGGSERLSLSVYPGGHMFYFRKGSRAALRGDALRLYETALAARRSGAEGR